Proteins from one Triticum aestivum cultivar Chinese Spring chromosome 7A, IWGSC CS RefSeq v2.1, whole genome shotgun sequence genomic window:
- the LOC123154448 gene encoding uncharacterized protein — MAFALRSISLPSRHHTTEAEVQEDLHSLETSVSSSVTIETMCDGLRRLGDIYGAVEEIIQLPSNQVCSSQRKILDGETEYSLELLDLCNNMQEIFVELKAIIQELQVALRKGDDATIQAKIQSYIRLVKKAGKQFKKTTRKATSDKMDSGMVSLFINAREMTISLLESVVHLLSKQIEVPKQSLVSKAFHKKKAVVCEEQLQDLECSIRDLESGAGHLFRKLIQSRVSLLNILSS, encoded by the coding sequence ATGGCTTTTGCTCTAAGATCAATAAGCTTGCCTTCAAGGCATCACACCACTGAGGCGGAAGTACAAGAAGATCTGCACAGCCTAGAGACAAGTGTCTCTTCATCCGTCACCATCGAGACGATGTGCGATGGCCTGCGGAGGCTTGGAGACATCTACGGTGCTGTTGAGGAGATCATCCAGTTGCCAAGCAACCAAGTCTGTTCCTCCCAGAGGAAGATATTGGATGGAGAGACGGAATATTCTCTCGAGCTTCTGGATCTCTGCAACAACATGCAAGAGATCTTCGTTGAGCTCAAGGCCATTATCCAAGAGCTGCAAGTGGCTCTAAGAAAAGGAGATGATGCAACCATCCAAGCCAAGATCCAGTCTTACATCAGACTGGTGAAGAAGGCTGGTAAACAATTCAAGAAGACTACCAGGAAGGCGACTTCGGACAAGATGGATAGCGGAATGGTCAGTCTATTCATCAACGCAAGGGAGATGACTATCTCTCTACTTGAGTCCGTGGTGCACCTTTTGTCGAAGCAAATCGAAGTGCCTAAACAGTCCCTAGTTTCCAAGGCATTTCACAAGAAAAAAGCTGTTGTTTGTGAGGAGCAATTGCAGGACTTAGAGTGCAGTATCAGGGATCTTGAGAGTGGAGCAGGGCACCTGTTCCGGAAATTAATCCAGAGCAGAGTTTCCCTCCTAAACATACTTAGCTCATAG
- the LOC123153100 gene encoding uncharacterized protein: MAYHLRSASTPSSPRSNRAEVEEQFQSLSTTISSPSATIDTMCDGLRRLGDIYSCIEKMMCTPSSQVSLCQALQRAAVEAELGRSLAVLDLCNGMREGFMELKMTVQELLLVLKRGEDVSSQVKAYVRLANKVQKQFKKITKKTASDKNDCRVAMLLAEAREITISLLESTSSIFSKQVEMPKWSLAPKTFQRTKVVYQEEQLQALEHSIGDLESGVELLYRRLIQNRVSLLNVLSS; encoded by the coding sequence ATGGCTTACCATCTACGATCGGCAAGCACGCCTTCGAGCCCTCGCTCAAACAGAgcggaagtcgaggagcagttccaGAGCCTGAGCACAACCATCTCTTCGCCCTCGGCGACCATCGATACGATGTGTGATGGCTTGAGGAGGCTCGGTGACATCTACAGCTGCATCGAGAAGATGATGTGCACACCAAGCAGCCAAGTCAGCCTTTGCCAGGCCCTTCAAAGGGCGGCCGTGGAGGCGGAGCTTGGACGGTCCCTCGCCGTGCTCGACCTCTGCAACGGCATGCGGGAGGGCTTCATGGAATTGAAGATGACTGTCCAAGAGCTCCTTTTAGTTCTCAAAAGAGGAGAGGATGTGTCTTCTCAAGTCAAGGCATATGTCAGGCTAGCAAACAAGGTGCAAAAACAGTTCAAGAAGATCACCAAGAAGACTGCTTCCGACAAGAACGACTGTAGGGTGGCGATGCTACTGGCAGAAGCGAGAGAGATCACCATTTCGCTGCTCGAATCCACATCGTCAATCTTTTCAAAGCAAGTTGAGATGCCCAAGTGGTCTCTTGCCCCCAAAACATTCCAGAGGACCAAAGTTGTGTACCAAGAGGAGCAATTGCAGGCATTGGAGCACAGTATTGGAGATCTTGAGAGCGGAGTGGAACTTCTGTACAGGAGATTGATCCAGAACAGAGTTTCTCTTCTGAATGTTCTTAGCTCGTAG
- the LOC123147908 gene encoding uncharacterized protein has product MACHLRSTSLPSRPLASEAEVEQELHSLEASISSSATISTMCGGLRMLGNIYNGVEEIICLPSNQVSSSQQRKMLDGEMECSFELMDLCSTMQEIFVELKTIIQDLQVALKKGDDAAVQAKIQSYTRLAKRAKKHFKKTCNKAASIKAEYGMVRLLTKARELTASLLESTLHLLSKQIDMPKQSLVSKAFHKKKAAIFEEEQLQELECSMGDLESEAGHLFRKLVWNRVSLLNILSS; this is encoded by the coding sequence ATGGCTTGCCACCTAAGATCAACAAGTTTGCCATCTAGGCCTCTAGCTAGCGAGGCTGAAGTTGAGCAAGAGCTTCACAGCCTAGAGGCAAGCATCTCTTCCTCTGCTACCATCAGCACAATGTGTGGTGGTCTGAGGATGCTTGGAAACATCTACAATGGTGTTGAAGAGATTATCTGCCTGCCAAGCAACCAAGTTAGCTCCTCCCAGCAGAGGAAGATGTTGGATGGAGAGATGGAATGCTCTTTTGAGCTGATGGATCTCTGCAGCACCATGCAAGAGATCTTCGTCGAGTTGAAGACCATCATCCAAGATCTGCAAGTGGCTCTAAAAAAAGGAGATGATGCAGCCGTTCAAGCCAAGATCCAGTCTTATACCCGCTTGGCAAAGAGGGCTAAGAAACATTTCAAGAAGACATGCAACAAGGCTGCTTCCATCAAGGCAGAGTATGGAATGGTCAGGCTGTTGACCAAGGCGAGGGAGCTGACGGCCTCTCTACTTGAGTCCACACTCCACCTCTTGTCGAAGCAAATCGACATGCCTAAACAATCTCTTGTTTCCAAGGCATTTCACAAGAAAAAGGCAGCTATTTTTGAGGAGGAGCAATTGCAGGAGTTAGAATGCAGTATGGGAGATCTTGAGAGTGAAGCAGGCCATCTGTTCAGGAAATTAGTCTGGAACAGAGTTTCTCTCCTTAACATTCTTAGCTCATAG
- the LOC123153101 gene encoding uncharacterized protein, producing the protein MAYHLRSTSAPSSPRSNKPQVEQQLQSLSATISSPLATIDTTCEGLRKLADIYSCIEEMMCTPSNQVSLCRTLQRVAVEAELGRSLVVLDLCNTMQETLMELKMTVQELLLVLKRGEDATCQVKAYIRLAKKAQKQFKKISKKIASDKNDSRVVMLMAEAREITISLLESTSCILSKQIEMPKWSLVSKTLQKSKVVCEEEQLWALECSIEDLESGVELLYRRLIQNRVSLLNALSS; encoded by the coding sequence ATGGCTTACCATCTAAGATCTACAAGCGCGCCTTCCAGCCCTCGCTCAAACAAACCCCAAGTAGAGCagcagctccagagcctgagcgcAACCATCTCTTCGCCCTTGGCGACCATCGATACGACTTGCGAAGGTTTGAGGAAGCTGGCAGACATCTACAGCTGCATTGAGGAGATGATGTGCACACCCAGTAACCAAGTCAGCCTCTGCAGGACCCTGCAAAGGGTGGCAGTGGAGGCAGAGCTAGGACGGTCCCTCGTCGTGCTCGACCTCTGCAACACCATGCAGGAGACCTTGATGGAGCTGAAGATGACTGTCCAAGAGCTCTTGTTGGTTCTCAAGAGAGGAGAGGATGCAACTTGTCAAGTCAAGGCATACATCCGGCTAGCCAAGAAGGCACAAAAGCAGTTCAAGAAGATAAGCAAGAAAATCGCTTCCGACAAGAACGATTCTAGGGTGGTGATGCTAATGGCAGAAGCGAGAGAGATCACCATTTCACTGCTCGAATCCACATCCTGCATCTTGTCGAAGCAAATTGAGATGCCCAAGTGGTCTCTTGTCTCCAAAACATTGCAGAAGAGCAAAGTTGTGTGCGAAGAGGAGCAATTGTGGGCATTGGAGTGCAGTATCGAAGATCTTGAGAGCGGAGTGGAACTTCTGTACAGGAGATTGATCCAGAACAGAGTTTCTCTTCTCAATGCTCTTAGTTCGTAG